Proteins encoded by one window of Culicoides brevitarsis isolate CSIRO-B50_1 chromosome 2, AGI_CSIRO_Cbre_v1, whole genome shotgun sequence:
- the LOC134832309 gene encoding glycine-rich protein 3-like, with translation MKFLSVLVVIALLICVASAVPFRRRFYGGGGYGRPGFGGPGFGGGGFGGSQSFASASSQSFGGGFGGGGFSGSSANAAAGSQSFGFGR, from the exons atgaaatttttatcagttttagtTGTAATCGCTCTCTTAATCTGCGTCGCCAGTGCAG ttcccTTCCGAAGACGTTTCTATGGCGGCGGCGGATACGGAAGACCCGGATTTGGAGGTCCAGGCTTCGGCGGAGGCGGTTTCGGAGGCTCGCAATCCTTCGCATCAGCTTCTTCGCAATCCTTCGGAGGGGGTTTCGGCGGGGGCGGCTTCAGCGGATCGTCTGCTAATGCCGCTGCTGGTTCGCAATCTTTCGGATTCGGAAgataa